Proteins encoded within one genomic window of Lysinibacillus louembei:
- a CDS encoding N-acetylmuramoyl-L-alanine amidase, whose product MSFKKVSLMLIVVIMSMFNIHNVYANARFADVSTSHGSYEEINYLVDLGVIKGYTENGKTIFKPNAPVTRGQVAKMVVEATGNKPLVVQKSSFSDVQVGTELSGYVERAIELGYFSAYSQGKFGPNVPLTRDEMSKVLVSAFKLDAEEFGKLTVPFTDIKPTHAYYKYIAAIYYSGITKGDTTGTKYNATEVVKRSQFASFIARAKNEKYRLDLPVKGVTMPSAEDAIGQVRATTDNLNIRSSASSANNSNVLGKVNTGTTLYLYEVSANGWLKVAYEGRYAYVYKDYAQLIAADGQALSKVNKEVKAVGEVALYKTRDVNSQSMAKFTDDATIKVYGTTGNWYLTEQNGIPGYVRISQTKDIVVEPPKDNNGGQEGSDNGSGEEQPPVVVEPEPEPEQPIQPETPPTLNTKTIGSVTVDGLHIRQSASGSSASLGKMNRGTLVEVHSISGNWANVTHNGVTGYVHKTYLRLINQTGSKIAGRIIVIDPGHGGKDPGTTHGKAAQEKEITLKVSNLVKKKLEASGAIVKMTRTGDTYPSLQDRVDFTKNNYGEIFVSIHVNSASSSAKGTETYYSVTSNDNEKEDFALATAINSQIVKQANMNNRGVKRVDYYVVKGLVVPAILVELGFLSNEEDRNKLTSDKYAEIFAQAIYDGIVEYYSK is encoded by the coding sequence TTGTCTTTCAAAAAAGTCAGCCTGATGTTAATTGTCGTTATAATGTCAATGTTTAATATACATAATGTATATGCCAATGCGCGATTCGCCGATGTTTCTACTTCACATGGATCGTATGAAGAAATTAATTACTTAGTAGACTTAGGGGTAATTAAAGGATACACGGAGAATGGCAAAACTATCTTTAAGCCAAACGCACCAGTAACGCGTGGACAAGTTGCGAAAATGGTGGTAGAGGCTACAGGAAATAAGCCGCTAGTTGTTCAAAAATCATCTTTTTCTGACGTTCAAGTAGGAACGGAGCTATCTGGCTATGTTGAGCGTGCCATCGAATTAGGCTACTTCTCAGCATACTCTCAAGGGAAGTTTGGCCCAAACGTACCACTAACACGTGATGAAATGAGTAAAGTACTTGTTAGTGCTTTCAAATTAGATGCAGAGGAATTTGGCAAGCTAACAGTGCCATTTACAGATATTAAGCCAACACATGCTTATTATAAATATATTGCAGCAATTTATTATAGTGGAATCACAAAAGGTGATACAACAGGTACAAAGTATAATGCAACAGAGGTTGTGAAGCGTTCACAGTTCGCCTCATTTATTGCTCGTGCTAAAAACGAAAAATATCGTTTAGATTTACCTGTCAAAGGAGTTACGATGCCAAGTGCTGAAGATGCAATTGGACAAGTACGTGCAACGACAGATAATTTAAATATACGTTCTTCTGCTAGCTCAGCAAACAATTCAAATGTTTTAGGTAAAGTAAACACAGGTACAACGCTTTATTTGTATGAAGTGAGTGCAAATGGATGGCTTAAAGTTGCCTATGAGGGGCGCTATGCTTATGTTTATAAAGATTATGCGCAGCTTATAGCAGCAGATGGTCAAGCATTAAGTAAAGTAAACAAAGAAGTGAAGGCAGTTGGGGAAGTCGCTCTTTATAAAACGCGTGATGTGAATAGTCAATCAATGGCAAAATTCACAGATGACGCAACAATTAAAGTATATGGAACGACAGGCAACTGGTATTTAACAGAGCAAAATGGTATTCCAGGCTATGTCCGTATTTCACAAACAAAGGATATTGTTGTGGAGCCACCAAAGGATAACAACGGTGGGCAAGAAGGCTCTGATAATGGTTCGGGAGAAGAACAACCACCAGTAGTTGTAGAACCGGAGCCGGAACCAGAACAGCCTATACAACCCGAGACGCCACCAACATTGAATACGAAAACGATTGGTAGCGTAACAGTGGATGGCTTGCATATTCGTCAATCGGCATCAGGCTCTTCTGCTTCATTAGGGAAAATGAATCGTGGGACACTTGTAGAAGTGCATTCCATCTCAGGCAACTGGGCAAATGTTACACATAATGGTGTAACAGGCTATGTGCATAAAACTTACTTACGTCTTATTAATCAAACAGGCTCCAAAATAGCTGGTCGCATTATCGTGATTGATCCAGGGCATGGTGGTAAAGATCCTGGCACAACACACGGTAAAGCAGCGCAAGAAAAAGAAATCACACTGAAAGTATCAAACTTAGTGAAGAAAAAGCTTGAGGCAAGTGGTGCTATCGTAAAAATGACACGCACAGGCGATACGTATCCATCATTACAGGATCGCGTAGATTTCACGAAAAATAACTATGGAGAAATCTTCGTCAGCATCCATGTAAACTCTGCTAGTTCATCTGCTAAAGGTACAGAAACATACTACAGTGTAACATCGAATGATAATGAAAAAGAAGACTTCGCTTTAGCGACAGCAATCAATAGTCAAATTGTTAAGCAAGCAAATATGAATAATCGTGGTGTAAAACGTGTCGATTACTATGTAGTAAAAGGTCTTGTTGTGCCTGCTATATTAGTAGAGCTAGGCTTCCTATCAAATGAAGAAGACCGCAACAAGCTAACAAGCGACAAATACGCAGAAATTTTCGCTCAAGCAATCTACGATGGAATTGTAGAGTACTATAGTAAATAA
- a CDS encoding C40 family peptidase produces the protein MKKRVLLPVFAAFMIFAGANSHEAEAASVDQLTSSAYKYIGTPYIYGGTTTRGFDCSGFTRQVFSDLGISLPRTSGAQYGQGQAVAKSNLQAGDLLFFNTSGAGVSHVGIYIGDQKFIHSQTNQGVSVTSIHASYWASRYIGAKRVKSFSTAELAKAEVKNAQIDFSVYASRGEVAIQLAKALNLDTSDTSSPFADVKPSAKYAGAATALNKIGVFSGDEHGKFNPASPITRAQLAKILVVAFDLQQEGDAPHFKDVPASHWSSEYIATLASTGITVGKGDGTFAVNDYVTLTHLEAFINRAQQQ, from the coding sequence TTGAAGAAACGAGTTTTATTACCTGTATTTGCTGCATTTATGATTTTTGCAGGAGCAAATTCACATGAGGCAGAAGCAGCATCAGTAGATCAGTTAACGTCATCGGCTTATAAATATATCGGAACACCATACATATACGGAGGTACAACAACACGCGGCTTCGATTGCTCAGGCTTTACACGCCAAGTATTTAGCGATTTAGGTATTTCACTACCGCGTACATCTGGTGCACAATATGGCCAAGGTCAAGCAGTTGCCAAAAGTAATTTACAAGCAGGCGACTTATTATTTTTCAATACATCTGGCGCAGGTGTATCACATGTAGGGATTTACATCGGTGATCAAAAATTCATCCATTCACAAACGAATCAAGGTGTGAGCGTGACAAGCATTCATGCATCATACTGGGCAAGTCGTTATATCGGTGCAAAGCGTGTCAAAAGCTTTTCAACTGCTGAACTAGCAAAAGCAGAAGTAAAAAATGCACAAATTGATTTTTCAGTATATGCTTCACGCGGTGAAGTAGCCATTCAATTAGCAAAGGCATTAAATCTTGATACATCTGATACAAGCTCACCATTTGCAGATGTGAAGCCATCAGCAAAATATGCTGGTGCTGCGACAGCATTGAATAAAATTGGCGTTTTCTCTGGAGATGAACATGGAAAATTTAATCCTGCATCACCTATCACGCGTGCACAGCTAGCTAAAATTTTAGTTGTTGCATTTGATTTACAGCAAGAAGGCGATGCACCACACTTTAAAGACGTACCTGCATCACACTGGTCAAGTGAATATATCGCAACATTGGCTTCAACAGGTATTACTGTTGGTAAAGGTGACGGCACATTTGCTGTGAATGATTATGTTACATTAACACATCTTGAGGCATTTATTAACAGAGCACAGCAGCAATAA
- a CDS encoding CAP and S-layer homology domain-containing protein, with product MKEKLIVVMLALACIWQTPAYAAVHFKDLPNAYWATPAIMQLVDVGYMEGFEDNTFRPNELVTREEAAVVIARAIGGAPAKDFLLQATDVPPTHTHYAEIRKLAQLGIIQNNELFQPDEPLQRAHLAKMIALAFHITTDAYNKAAFKDLPKNYWAKNYIESLADIEIVTGKTASKFEPTAYVTRAHLAAFIARGMAFQQKVARHEVVYDYLGKGYIPTISDKGDFAKEAIAMTNQQRQQHGLKPLTYDPQLTQLAVIKAQDMIQHNYFEHQSPRYGAPWDMAELFDYSYTSFGENIARNFNSAQAVTDAWMASTKHRENILKASYTHIGIGIKYTKDGQYYWVQLFSSK from the coding sequence ATGAAAGAAAAATTGATTGTCGTGATGTTAGCACTTGCGTGTATTTGGCAAACACCTGCATACGCAGCTGTGCATTTTAAAGATTTACCAAATGCTTATTGGGCGACACCTGCCATTATGCAATTAGTAGATGTGGGATATATGGAAGGCTTTGAAGATAATACATTTCGACCAAACGAGTTAGTTACGAGGGAAGAAGCTGCTGTAGTTATTGCGCGGGCAATAGGTGGTGCGCCTGCCAAAGATTTTCTTTTACAAGCAACTGATGTACCACCAACACATACGCACTATGCAGAAATTCGCAAGCTTGCACAACTAGGAATTATTCAAAACAATGAGCTTTTTCAGCCAGATGAGCCACTTCAGCGAGCACATCTTGCCAAAATGATTGCGCTTGCCTTTCATATTACAACAGATGCGTACAATAAAGCAGCATTTAAAGATTTGCCTAAAAACTATTGGGCAAAAAACTATATTGAATCATTAGCAGATATTGAAATTGTTACAGGAAAAACGGCAAGTAAATTTGAGCCAACAGCCTATGTAACACGTGCTCATTTAGCAGCATTTATAGCAAGGGGAATGGCCTTTCAACAGAAGGTAGCACGTCATGAAGTCGTCTATGATTATCTTGGCAAAGGCTATATACCGACAATAAGTGATAAAGGTGATTTTGCCAAAGAAGCGATTGCGATGACAAATCAGCAACGTCAACAACATGGCTTGAAGCCTTTAACATATGATCCGCAATTAACACAATTAGCAGTTATTAAAGCACAAGATATGATTCAGCACAATTATTTTGAGCATCAATCGCCACGTTATGGCGCACCATGGGATATGGCAGAGTTATTTGACTATTCATATACAAGCTTTGGTGAAAATATTGCTCGAAACTTTAATAGCGCACAAGCAGTGACAGATGCATGGATGGCCTCTACTAAGCATCGTGAAAACATTTTAAAAGCGAGCTATACACATATTGGAATTGGCATTAAATATACAAAAGATGGACAATATTATTGGGTACAGCTTTTTTCCAGTAAATAA